From Astatotilapia calliptera chromosome 19, fAstCal1.2, whole genome shotgun sequence, a single genomic window includes:
- the znf593 gene encoding zinc finger protein 593 has translation MGKSKQTRNHNNGKKKNIAKTWKTKRRTKDLDQIHSDMKPDTAAKLLHQEVDYDVTGCAQHYCLHCARYFVDMRSLKEHFKTKVHKKRLKQLREEPYTQEEAERAAGMGSYIPPKVVEVKTQPLEEDME, from the exons ATGGGGAAGTCCAAACAAACCCGAAACCACAACAATGGCAAGAAGAAGAACATTGCAAAGACCTGGAAGACAAAGCGCAGGACCAAAGACCTGGATCAGATCCACTCAGACATGAAGCCTGACACAGCTGCTAAACTGCTGCATCAGGAGGTTGACTACGATGTAACCGGATGTGCACAACACTACTGCTTACACTGCGC GAGATATTTTGTGGATATGAGATCCTTGAAAGAGCACTTCAAAACTAAAGTGCATAAAAAACG ACTGAAACAGCTCAGAGAAGAGCCCTACACCCAggaagaggcagagagagcagCAGGCATGGGCTCATACATCCCTCCAAAAGTTGTTGAAGTGAAGACCCAACCATTAGAGGAGGACATGGAATGA
- the selenon gene encoding selenoprotein N has product MAADVDKRIPEEEKKIAPQNGKQSPGSRSWIYRGLWTWVVVCAVPLFAFGIKYYQDAQLLKCHEESVRTLGAEGLFLFSSLDTDHDFYLSPEEFKPIAEKLTGITNPADFEEEAIHDPNGETLTLEAKMQPLLLDSMTKSKDGFLGVSHSSLSGLRSWKSPVVPSSSFSASQFRVFLPPKNKIEVGDTWWVIPSELNIFTGYLPNNRYHPPTPRGREVLIHSLLSMFHPRPFIKTRFAPQGAVACIRASNDFYYDIIFRIHAEFQLNDIPDFPFWFTPGQFTGNIVLSKDASHVRLFHLYVPNNRSLNVDMEWLYGASESSNMEVDIGYLPQLELQSAGPSTPSVITDEQGNIIDRRDSSNEPIQFVFEEIHWTSEISQEEAARRVEVTFYPFKKVSYLPFSEAFDRAQAEKKLVHSILLWGALDDQSCUGSGRTLRETVLESSPVLALLNQSFISSWSLVKELENLQADEQNPALSEKARLHLEKYSFPVEMMVALPNGTIVHHINANFFLDQTAMKPEEEEATFSFSGGFEDPSTSTYISFLKEGLEKAKEYLAQ; this is encoded by the exons ATGGCCGCAGACGTAGATAAAAGAATCCcggaggaagagaaaaagattGCGCCGCAGAATGGGAAGCAGAGCCCGGGCTCGAGATCCTGGATCTACAGGGGGTTGTGGACTTGGGTGGTCGTCTGTGCTGTTCCTCTGTTCGCTTTTGGGATAAAGTACTACCAAGATGCCCAGCTCCTCAAATGTCAT GAAGAGAGTGTTCGGACACTGGGTGCCGAGGGGctttttctcttctcctctttAGACACGGACCACGACTTCTATCTCAGTCCGGAGGAGTTTAAACCTATTGCAGAGAAGCTCACAG GGATTACAAACCCAGCGGATTTTGAGGAGGAAGCGATCCATGATCCCAACGGGGAGACTTTAACCTTGGAAGCCAAAATGCAGCCTCTCCTGCTTGACTCCATGACAAAAAGCAAAGATGGTTTCCTTGGA GTTTCTCACAGCTCTCTGAGTGGGCTGCGGTCTTGGAAGAGCCCAGTAGTGCCTTCTTCGTCCTTCTCTGCAAGCCAGTTTAGGGTGTTCTTGCCCCCGAAGAACAAGATAGAAGTTGGTGACACGTGGTGGGTGATCCCCAGCGAGCTCAACATTTTCACTGGATACCTGCCCAATAACCGTTATCACCCTCCCACACCGAGGGGCAGAGAG GTACTCATCCACTCCTTGTTGAGCATGTTCCACCCTCGGCCCTTCATCAAAACCCGCTTTGCTCCGCAGGGTGCAGTCGCCTGCATCCGAGCCAGCAACGACTTCTATTATGACATTATCTTCAG GATTCATGCAGAATTCCAGCTCAATGATATTCCAGATTTTCCCTTCTGGTTCACACCAGGCCAGTTCACTGGCAATATTGTCCTTTCTAAAGACGCCTCTCACGTCCGCCTCTTCCACCTTTATGTCCCCAATAACAG GTCTCTGAATGTAGACATGGAGTGGCTCTACGGAGCCAGTGAGAGCAGCAATATGGAGGTGGACATTGGTTACCTGCCACAG TTAGAGCTCCAGTCGGCGGGCCCGTCCACTCCCTCCGTCATCACTGACGAGCAGGGTAATATCATTGATCGGCGTGACAGCAGCAATGAGCCCATCCAGTTTGTCTTTGAGGAAATCCACTGGACCTCTGAGATCAGTCAGGAGGAAGCTGCTCGCCGCGTGGAGGTCACCTTCTATCCCTTTAAGAAG GTGTCCTACCTGCCTTTTTCAGAGGCTTTCGATCgagcccaagcagagaaaaagCTGGTGCACTCTATTCTGCTGTGGGGAGCTTTAGATGACCAGTCATGCTGAG GTTCGGGGCGAACTCTCCGGGAGACAGTCCTGGAAAGTTCGCCCGTCCTCGCCCTCCTCAACCAGAGCTTTATAAGCAGCTGGTCTCTGGTCAAAGAGCTGGAGAACCTGCAG GCTGATGAGCAAAACCCTGCGTTGAGTGAAAAGGCTCGCTTACACCTTGAAAAGTACAGTTTTCCTGTGGAGATGATGGTGGCTCTGCCCAATGGAACCatt GTTCATCACATCAATGCCAACTTCTTCTTAGATCAAACTGCCatgaaaccagaggaggaagaagcaaCTTTCAGCTTCTCTGGCGGCTTCGAAGATCCCTCCACATCCACTTATATCAGCTTTCTGAAAGAGGGCTTGGAGAAAG